The DNA segment TTCTGTCAAGTTTGAAATATCCCGCCGGTCACTCATTGGCTGGCTAATCAAACAGTGTAACCATTGGATGAAGACGTTGCATCGTGGTACATGAAGTTTATTTTAGACACTCATGTGCGCACAGACTGACATAAAAACGATAGTAGCCCACCAGATCTTATTATTACTTATTGAACCATGTAAATAATGTAGAGATATTAAACTTGACATATATTTTCTCTCTGATGAAATAATCAGTCGTAAAAAAGGTGTGGCTTTTTTTTTAGTTGTCCTTGTCCACACTTCCTAATTAAGATTGCTATGGCAACGGAGTCAAACCGGACTTGGGAACGTTTAGCTAGTAGCTAGCTAAGCATTGTCAAAACCCAAACCTAACAATAGACTACCTATTGCTCACAGGCATAATTAACATGCTCCACTATCAGCAAATAATATCAGCAATCCAGATGAATCGCAATACATTGAATCAATAACTCTTTGGATGGCCTATTATCTTGAAAATGTAAGTGTATATTTGAGCtactagctacagtactgtagtcgTGCCCATTGTGATTAGATTAATTGAGGCTGgcaagaaaaactgtaacttcATTGCGACCCAGTTAGCCTGTAGTACTGTAGAATATGTCACTTGATAAAAGTTGATAGCCAGCTAACTATAGCTATATAATTTGACTGCGTTTGTCAGTAAACCAGGTGTTACATTAGACAGATGATTAAACATTTATTCAAAGGGACAGGCAGTGAGTCACCACATGTCAACATTAACGCCTCACATGTCAAATCTCTCAGCTACCAAAGGGGGGCAGTATGCTGCCTTTCTATCTAGTCGCCTTTGTGTTTACCTACAGAGTGGTTGCATGGTGATAGTTTTAGGCCtttctaatctctctctctctttctctctcctgcagtgtcATCATAATGCTCCCCTGTAGAACCCCCCGCCAAGCCCAACATGGCGTCCGATAGTTCTCCGTCACAAGAGGGCaagaagaggaaaaagaaaagtGACAGGGCTGTTAAGTGCAAGGGCAATGGCGCTGGGATTGCAACAGTCCATGTGGACATCGACGAGCTCACTGCCTCTGGGCACAGTGCCCTACAGGGGGGCAACTGTGAGGAAGCCCTCAGCTGCTTCAAAAAGGCCTTCAAAGCTTCTATAGAGGTGATATTAATTAACCATACCAGCTAGTACATTTCCTGCATAATACACGTTCAGTCAAGCTCTCACTTGCTTCAAACTACTTCAAAGCTTCCATATAATTCTTACTAATTAACCTTACAGACCCATGCATTATACACACGTACTGGATTGAGTTTGAGTGAGATCCAACCCCGGATCCCTGTATCTTAGCAAGCATATCAAGCTGTTAACAGCCTATTACATGTAAGCCAGTGTATTATTACCCAGTGTACCATTTCtctaacccccaccctccccacacacacagctaaaagAGACCCGGGTCCAGCGGGTATGCGCCTTTAATCTGGGTGCCGCGTACGTGGAGGCGGGCAAGCCCCAGAAGGGGCTTGAATTTCTGACACGTGCCCAACCTGGAGAGCGGGGGGAGCGGGTTGCAGACCTCCAGTTCAACCTGGGCGTGGCCCGCGATGTGCTTGGTGAGCTTGGCCAGGCGACAGGACACTACCTCCAGGCCGCCCAGCTGTATCGCTCCCAGGGGGATGGTGCCAGTGAGGGGGACACATGCATGAAGATGGCTCGCTGTCATTTCCTCTTGCAGGTCTGCATACACACCTTTTTACAGTATGTCATGGGGATTGCATTGTCACTCAATATACAGTACTTACATGAAACTAGTTTGACATGCTATGAGGTCATTTGGATGTGCTCAAAGCGAAACCTTGCTGTGTCATCTTATGAATCTCTCTGTGTAATCGTGCTGCAATGTTGCTAGCATGCTAGCATTGTGATGCATCACAAAAATAACACACACTTGTCATAGCCTCTGACACTGAAGAATAGAGTTACTGCATCTAAAACTTGATGATATGTAACATTGTTTGCTCCACAATGAAATATTATCTGAGCTTACCTTTCATACAGTTTATCTTATATGTTAGCTTAACTTAAGCATGTATTTCATCTTACTTTTTATCATGGGAAAACTAAGATGTGCGCTTGAGGGATGCCCTTCTGAAGTAGGATATTGCCCACAAATCAATTTCCTTTCCATTTAATAAATGCATGCCTTGCTTCTTAATAGGGAAGGATTACTGTACATGGAGCTTTGCATTCTGTGGCCCATTAGTAAgttgctgaagcagcatttaACCACCCTCATAACTTCTGCACATGCAGAACTCAATACTTTAAGCTCATGGATGTGGTCTGGAATACACTAACGGACAAAGCATTTTATTCACCAAGAACCGTGATTAAAGATCCCAAGAAAATCTTAGCAAACAGACAATCAGGTCATTGGACGATCCTATCAGTCATTTGATTATGTGAGACAGTCTTTTTTCCTCGTGTAGTAAATGGGTCACTACCTGGGGAGCATTCATCCAAATTCTAACTGAAGAGCAGCAATCAGGGTTTCAATCTCACCCCCATCGCAGAACATTGATTTTTCCCACGGTGGGGACGTGGCATAACTGTGCGCATGCTTCTGCCCTCTACAGTATCTCCATATGTTCAAGTCATGTGTTCAAGTCTTGCTGAAAGAACTCAGGATTTAATAGAATTTGTATTCCAGTAaaacaaaacaggaagtgtaCGGGCATTTTTCTGAAGACTTGGTTATGGATCGGACCTATGATTTGTGCAAGCAGGAGTGGAGCTTGGCCGCCAGCAGCTACCAGAGGGCCGGGGAGAGCTACAGGGTGGCAGGCAAATTGGACACCGCAGCCATGGCCCTCAAAGAGGCAGGAAGTCACATGCTCCGGTCCGATGACTTCACCATGGATGACATCATCAACGTGCTGACAGAGTGCCTGGAACTTAGCGAGGACATCAAAGACCCAGAGTCACTGGGTAGGTAGATTACCACCTGCAATGTAGGTCAGATTGTGCTAGTGCAGTAGAAGCCAAGTAAAGAGGGACTCATTATTAAAATCATCTGTCATATTTCTTTCGAATAAAAAAGGCTGCCACCCGCACacatcatccccctctccctctttaccccccccctctccctctttaccccccctctttccttgtgtgcaccctctgtctctcttctactTCTCCCATGCCTCTGCCAGGTGACCTGTACAATGACCTGGGCTTGAGTTTCTCCCAGCTGAAGCTGTTTCAGGAGGCTGCAAGCTGCTATGAGCGGGCGCTGCCCCTAGCTGGCATTGGGGCCAAGCCCAGCAGGCTGGCAGTGGTCCTGCAGAACCTGGGTGCCGCACACAACTCCCTGGGCAAGTACAGGCAGGCCCTGGAATACCACACTCAGGCAGCCAGCTTGCACGGTGAGcatgggggtggcgggggggtggaggtactGAAGAGTGAGACGGACGTGGGCACAGTTCATATTGAAAGAGAGGGAACAGTTAGGTAAAGATAGTGAGAAGTGAAAGGCAGAATAGGGAGGTTGAGTGGAAAGACATAACAGAGAGGGTAAGGGAAACGAGGAATAGGATGACTAAAAAAGCCACAAAGGAAGACAGAATGATGGTAAATGATCAGAAAGGTAAGGTAGTGGTTGCATGAGAGAGGTCCGCTCACATACTCTCCTACCTATTAATATTGGAGGTGCATTAGACAGTACCATTCATGATGGTGGTGTACGTCTGTTTAAGTGggtataaagtgtgtgtgtgtgtgctctacaGTACATGGCTTTAATAATGGCTTTAATTTGTCTCTGGACAGCTCTCATTAGGACAAgtgaattatgtgtgtgtgtgtgtatgtatttgggaCCAAACTCACTCAGGGGTACTCCCACACGATCCACCAGAGTGCTTACGACAGCACTGCTGAATGACTCATGCTGACGTAACGTGTGTACTTTTGAACAGCATGTGCGTCAGCTCCGATCGAAGGAATGCGCGGAAAGGACCGCGGCACGAAAAGATCTGTTAGCTCTCAGGAAAACGTGTCTCAAGTGGGAAGCTGAGTGTTTTAAAGGCCCTCCGCCATTAGCCGCGGTGCATTTCCCTCATAGGTGCTCCACTCCATCTCTCCAGGCTCCCAGGGGAGTCGCCGTTCCCAGGGCAGGTGCTTCAGTAACCTGGGCTTTGCCCTCAGTCAGCTGGGCCAGCACGAGGAAGCCGCTGAGAACTACCTCCACGCCCTGCAGGCCTTCAAAGACACAGGTAGTCCTGGTGGACCCAGTCATATTTTCGTCAGCTTTCTTCTGCTACTGACCCATGCGTTATTCATTTAGACATGGGTTTGCGTTAGCCAGGGGAGCTACAGGCAAGCTTCAAAAAGTCTGTATGTGGAAGGCTATTGGTCGAAGGTTATTGTTTTCAGATCCCGGAATCACATTTGGGTAAACTGCTGACCTTTTCAGTTTGGCAAACCATATCCTGTCCTTCAGTAGCTTGTATTGTATCCTGGAATAGTTGGATTGCATCATACCATCCACTttccatgtttgttttttgtttttttatcattTTGCTGTATCTAAGTCGTAGACCACATGAATGATTCTAGATATCTCTGTCCAACTTCAATTTATATCTATCAAATGTCAACATCTCTGTGGACTCCTAATGGGCTAACAACAACCTGTCTTAGGCCCatgtgatgcccccccccccccccccccacacacacaccatcccccgccccccaccgctGTTATCCGCATCCTCTAATGATCTGTCACTGTCACCAAGTACCTCATAGCGCTCCCTGTTGCCTACGCAATGATCTTCCTCTCACCTTTTCCGTTtctctcatccctgtctccctctctctctgtctctcaccaccTGCTCTTTTCTGTCTTCCTTCATTATATTTTTTCCTATTAACTTTCGtgattctctctctgtatctttggttctctctctctctctctctctctctctctcaatttatCGATCAATATAATGGTCCTTCATTCTtttccccccgccctccctcttACCTCCCCAGACGACTATAAGGGGCAATGTCAAGCGTATGAGGGGTTGGGTGAGGCTCGCTTAAAGCTGAGAGACCTGAAGAAAGCTACGCAGTATTACAAGA comes from the Osmerus eperlanus chromosome 7, fOsmEpe2.1, whole genome shotgun sequence genome and includes:
- the LOC134023072 gene encoding tetratricopeptide repeat protein 24 — protein: MASDSSPSQEGKKRKKKSDRAVKCKGNGAGIATVHVDIDELTASGHSALQGGNCEEALSCFKKAFKASIELKETRVQRVCAFNLGAAYVEAGKPQKGLEFLTRAQPGERGERVADLQFNLGVARDVLGELGQATGHYLQAAQLYRSQGDGASEGDTCMKMARCHFLLQEWSLAASSYQRAGESYRVAGKLDTAAMALKEAGSHMLRSDDFTMDDIINVLTECLELSEDIKDPESLGDLYNDLGLSFSQLKLFQEAASCYERALPLAGIGAKPSRLAVVLQNLGAAHNSLGKYRQALEYHTQAASLHGSQGSRRSQGRCFSNLGFALSQLGQHEEAAENYLHALQAFKDTDDYKGQCQAYEGLGEARLKLRDLKKATQYYKKALGALSQCKDSSSSVQERLVNKLSDTLQLTLSLTTPGRLQRGPGPHRHSHNGILPGQAARLPDIKGTKPGPGFQTLDPESTQHHRGGLSNGHRVEGGLQMSGAGSVAGSSQEHVGGVGALGQDGDQTQRETTGEEAGHVPPLRGVTPEQSGHVTVLPGANRNLNNTYEHPDPHYQNQSISGSIGNTQQSEHLYESIKTGKTQMNSEIPLVEDQESPPTSGSVNEDATALIKKWKSRICTVM